One window of the Labilibaculum sp. genome contains the following:
- a CDS encoding sigma-70 family RNA polymerase sigma factor: MFRLKKNPESKEDLQLLQEYRKQGDLDVLGQLFERYMHLVYGVALKHFSDRELAKDAVNQIFERLIVEIPKFEIQNFKSWLFVVTKNFCLMEIRKEKSHRNRFEKFSADQNMESAEFLHPIDEVTNSSLEDNLKHCIERLKLEQRQCVVLFYYQEKGYKEISEELEFPEKKVKSYIQNGKRNLKICLEQIESKHEV; encoded by the coding sequence ATGTTTCGACTCAAAAAAAATCCGGAAAGTAAAGAAGATCTGCAGTTGCTTCAAGAGTATAGGAAGCAAGGCGATCTGGATGTGCTTGGACAACTTTTTGAGCGGTACATGCACTTGGTATATGGTGTAGCATTAAAACATTTTAGCGATCGGGAATTGGCGAAAGATGCAGTAAATCAAATTTTTGAACGTCTAATTGTTGAAATCCCTAAATTTGAGATACAGAATTTTAAGAGCTGGTTGTTTGTTGTGACAAAGAATTTCTGTTTAATGGAAATTCGAAAGGAAAAATCACATCGAAACAGATTCGAGAAATTTTCTGCCGATCAAAATATGGAATCTGCCGAATTTTTGCATCCTATAGATGAAGTGACAAATAGTTCTTTGGAAGATAATCTGAAACATTGCATTGAACGCTTAAAATTGGAACAAAGGCAATGTGTGGTGTTGTTTTATTATCAGGAAAAGGGATACAAAGAGATTTCGGAAGAACTGGAGTTTCCTGAGAAAAAGGTAAAAAGCTATATTCAGAACGGAAAGCGAAACCTGAAAATTTGTTTGGAACAGATAGAATCGAAGCATGAGGTTTAA
- a CDS encoding carboxypeptidase-like regulatory domain-containing protein: MRFKSRLTYRNFIDYFSNKLEKKEKHAFEKKMMQDAFDSEAFDGLSKISSQELEQDFAELKNKIHARTQERKRRIPIWFPYAASIVILIGLGSVLMYLNQYSVQNEMIGSQMESEVKKAEVTVVQPELPAKKSELLDIIDTLKEDSELEFSDSGDSEVQEFAVVEDEEVDEEIETFSKSEILSEAPVTNKKMSVNRITKSADADLENTLEIEKALSGKVAGLEVSKQKKQEEPLAFHADSSKKDINRMINGVVLDEDEVPIPGVQIFSKETGEGVVTNMDGQFQINANDTNKTYKLTASFIGYEQKEINAQADSTLLVILESDEVSMDEVVVVAYGSDGDQLEDSNNSWEKARPANSASISNFKKVLIEKLDYSKFEHLHGAYKLKLSFIVTASGTVDEIVFKDKPDSVLVSEIENLLRSGENWEPAKSRGIPVSSKVRMVLKLHFE, translated from the coding sequence ATGAGGTTTAAAAGTAGATTGACATATCGAAACTTTATAGACTACTTCAGTAATAAACTGGAGAAGAAGGAGAAACATGCGTTCGAGAAAAAGATGATGCAGGATGCTTTTGATAGTGAGGCTTTTGATGGCTTGTCGAAAATAAGCAGTCAGGAGCTTGAGCAGGATTTTGCAGAATTAAAAAATAAAATACACGCAAGAACACAGGAAAGAAAAAGAAGAATTCCGATTTGGTTTCCTTATGCGGCCAGCATTGTAATTTTGATCGGTTTAGGTTCTGTTCTGATGTATTTAAATCAATATTCAGTTCAGAATGAGATGATTGGTAGTCAGATGGAAAGTGAAGTAAAAAAAGCAGAAGTTACTGTTGTTCAGCCTGAACTCCCTGCAAAGAAATCTGAATTGCTGGATATTATTGATACACTTAAGGAAGATTCAGAACTTGAGTTTTCGGACAGCGGGGATTCTGAAGTACAAGAATTTGCTGTAGTTGAGGATGAGGAAGTTGATGAGGAGATTGAAACTTTCTCTAAATCGGAGATTCTTTCTGAAGCACCTGTTACGAATAAAAAAATGTCGGTAAATAGAATCACCAAAAGTGCTGATGCTGATTTAGAAAACACACTTGAAATAGAAAAAGCCTTGTCAGGGAAAGTGGCTGGACTTGAAGTCTCTAAACAAAAAAAACAGGAAGAACCGCTTGCGTTTCACGCAGATAGTTCAAAGAAAGATATCAATAGGATGATAAACGGAGTGGTTTTAGATGAGGATGAAGTGCCAATTCCAGGAGTGCAGATTTTTAGTAAAGAGACAGGAGAAGGTGTTGTTACAAATATGGACGGTCAATTTCAGATTAATGCCAATGATACAAATAAAACTTACAAACTGACTGCTTCATTTATTGGTTACGAGCAGAAAGAAATAAATGCTCAGGCTGATTCAACATTACTGGTGATATTGGAATCAGATGAAGTTTCAATGGATGAGGTTGTTGTGGTTGCATATGGTTCGGATGGAGATCAATTGGAAGATTCAAACAATTCATGGGAGAAGGCAAGGCCGGCGAATTCAGCATCAATATCGAATTTTAAAAAGGTACTGATTGAAAAGTTGGATTACTCCAAATTTGAACATTTGCATGGAGCTTATAAGCTGAAATTGTCATTCATTGTTACCGCTTCGGGTACTGTTGATGAAATTGTTTTTAAAGACAAACCGGATTCTGTATTGGTTTCTGAAATTGAAAACTTACTCCGTAGCGGAGAAAACTGGGAGCCTGCCAAATCGAGAGGAATTCCTGTTTCTTCAAAAGTGAGAATGGTACTTAAATTGCATTTTGAGTAG
- a CDS encoding DMT family transporter, translating to MHWNKAWFQYLILLLLAFIWGSSFILMKIGLKSFSSEQAAGIRMFLASLVLLPYSIKNLKFLKKKDLKSLLIAGFIGSFIPAFLFTKAQTQIDSALAGMLNSLTPIFTLAIGILLHKTKFKWLQVTGLVIGLIGALGLITSGKELALGNVNSYALLIVLATVFYGININEIKSKLSHLTGIQITSLAFFFTGPAALIYLATTNFEPVLQSPNWPIHFLALAALGIIGTALAMLLMNSLIRYSSAIYASSVTYIIPVFAIFWGVIDGETITILHLTCMACILLGVYLTNKRKKVQTSTQNAI from the coding sequence ATGCACTGGAACAAAGCTTGGTTTCAATATTTAATTTTACTGTTGCTCGCCTTTATTTGGGGATCTTCTTTTATTCTGATGAAAATAGGATTGAAAAGTTTTAGCAGCGAACAGGCGGCAGGAATCCGTATGTTTTTGGCCTCGCTGGTGCTTTTGCCTTATTCAATTAAGAATTTAAAATTTTTGAAAAAAAAGGATCTGAAAAGTCTTTTGATTGCTGGCTTTATTGGAAGTTTTATCCCGGCTTTTCTGTTTACCAAGGCACAAACTCAAATTGACAGTGCATTGGCTGGCATGTTGAATTCTCTAACTCCAATATTCACATTAGCCATAGGAATACTGCTGCATAAAACGAAATTCAAATGGCTGCAGGTTACAGGTCTGGTGATCGGACTAATTGGTGCTTTGGGTTTAATTACTTCAGGCAAGGAGTTGGCTTTGGGAAATGTGAACAGCTATGCCTTGCTAATTGTTCTCGCAACCGTATTTTACGGAATAAACATCAACGAAATTAAATCGAAATTATCTCATTTAACGGGTATTCAGATTACCTCTTTGGCTTTCTTTTTTACCGGTCCTGCAGCACTAATCTATCTGGCAACAACAAATTTCGAACCTGTGCTTCAGTCACCAAACTGGCCAATTCATTTTCTTGCATTGGCGGCTTTAGGAATAATTGGAACCGCTCTCGCCATGCTGTTAATGAATAGCTTAATCAGATACAGCTCTGCAATTTACGCCTCATCAGTAACCTACATCATTCCTGTTTTTGCTATTTTCTGGGGTGTTATTGATGGCGAAACCATTACTATTCTGCATCTGACATGTATGGCATGTATTCTTTTAGGTGTTTATCTTACCAACAAAAGGAAAAAAGTACAAACCTCTACTCAAAATGCAATTTAA
- a CDS encoding IS3 family transposase, whose translation MGNSERASKKKVWNRRSKKNLVDRFFEKYTASIKDLLKYVGLSESSYYYKEKLNGRKGVLPSKQTKHSNDGLVEERTVVEAIKGVLEHEFIDCGYRIMTKYLQRKGYKINHKKVYRIMSNTGLLKPNSRIKRSGGGRKFVRFRKVHTSHPMECLEMDIKMIWIPNMGKNAYLLSIIDVHTRKILGYTFAFNVKQKEVIELLSTIVDEYPTPESLIIRSDNGSQFIARNVRDYIHLVGFEQEFTHVATPEENAHIEAYHGTLKRDIFDRVDYRTFGEIQQIIKRYVPFYNSERLHGLLGRITPNEKWKQDQHLIKKLGKIA comes from the coding sequence ATTGGAAATTCAGAAAGAGCTTCTAAAAAAAAAGTTTGGAACAGACGATCCAAGAAAAATCTAGTAGATCGTTTCTTCGAAAAATATACTGCAAGTATCAAAGATTTGTTAAAGTATGTAGGACTCTCTGAGAGTAGTTATTACTATAAAGAGAAGTTAAATGGCAGAAAAGGTGTTTTGCCTAGCAAGCAAACCAAGCATAGTAACGATGGCCTGGTTGAAGAAAGGACTGTTGTAGAAGCTATAAAAGGCGTATTGGAGCATGAGTTTATTGATTGTGGTTATCGAATAATGACAAAGTATCTTCAGCGTAAGGGTTATAAGATCAATCACAAGAAAGTGTACAGAATAATGAGTAATACAGGACTTTTAAAGCCTAATTCAAGAATTAAAAGAAGTGGTGGTGGGCGCAAGTTCGTAAGATTTAGGAAGGTTCACACAAGCCATCCTATGGAGTGTCTTGAAATGGATATCAAGATGATTTGGATTCCCAATATGGGAAAGAACGCTTATCTTTTATCGATAATTGATGTTCATACTAGAAAAATATTAGGTTATACTTTTGCATTCAATGTAAAGCAAAAAGAGGTGATTGAATTATTATCAACAATTGTCGATGAATATCCAACTCCAGAATCTCTGATAATCAGATCTGATAATGGAAGTCAGTTTATTGCTCGTAATGTGAGAGATTACATTCATTTAGTCGGGTTTGAACAAGAATTTACTCACGTGGCAACACCTGAAGAAAATGCGCATATTGAAGCATATCATGGTACTTTAAAGAGAGATATCTTTGACAGAGTCGATTATCGTACTTTCGGTGAAATACAGCAGATTATAAAAAGATATGTGCCATTCTATAATAGTGAAAGATTACATGGTTTACTTGGGAGAATTACTCCAAATGAAAAGTGGAAGCAGGATCAGCATTTAATTAAAAAGCTAGGGAAAATAGCTTAG
- a CDS encoding transposase: MKRRWTLEEKLAILSEAETGNVVEVCRRYNVSTGAFYNWKKKFDTKGEAGLRVKYDNSSPEMKKAEEEIRILRKLLADREIELEIQKELLKKKFGTDDPRKI; the protein is encoded by the coding sequence ATGAAAAGACGTTGGACATTAGAAGAAAAACTAGCCATTTTAAGCGAGGCAGAAACTGGTAATGTAGTAGAAGTTTGTAGAAGGTATAATGTTAGTACTGGAGCTTTCTATAATTGGAAAAAGAAGTTCGATACTAAGGGAGAAGCTGGCTTAAGAGTTAAATATGATAACAGCAGTCCAGAGATGAAGAAAGCTGAGGAAGAGATTCGGATTCTACGCAAGCTTTTAGCAGACCGGGAAATAGAATTGGAAATTCAGAAAGAGCTTCTAAAAAAAAAGTTTGGAACAGACGATCCAAGAAAAATCTAG
- a CDS encoding MalY/PatB family protein has translation MHYDFDEIIDRKNTDCIKYDRLDKFFGKKDLLPLWVADMDFKVPPCISDAILKRANHEIYGYSFRSDNCIGSIQGWLSSRHNWSVRKKWISTSPGVVTGLSLLLMSLTNEGDKIAVQPPVYHPFFHVVNDTRRELVYNPLIRTETGYEMDFNQLEQLAKKGLKALILCNPHNPVGRVWTKKELLQLGDLAKTYDFFIISDEIHQDLIFEGYKHIPLASLSKDLNQRTITCIAPSKTFNVAGLASSVIIIANPEFRKKYKRMVSALHLDLGNLFGHVAMQAGYEEGAEWLDQLMVYLKGNVDFLRKYLQEHIPKIKLVEPGATYLLWLDYRSLGISTKDLHDLFVNKAGLAVNDGTKFGPEGEGYLRINIGCPRSVLATALDKIKQTVDQLK, from the coding sequence ATGCATTACGATTTTGATGAAATAATTGATAGAAAAAACACTGACTGCATAAAATACGACCGACTTGATAAATTCTTTGGCAAAAAAGATCTTCTTCCCCTGTGGGTAGCCGATATGGATTTTAAAGTTCCTCCATGTATATCAGATGCCATACTAAAAAGAGCAAATCACGAGATTTACGGCTACTCGTTTCGAAGCGATAATTGTATTGGAAGTATTCAGGGCTGGCTTAGTTCCAGACACAACTGGTCGGTTCGTAAAAAGTGGATATCAACAAGTCCGGGTGTAGTTACCGGCCTGTCCCTTTTATTGATGAGTTTAACCAATGAAGGAGATAAAATTGCTGTTCAACCGCCAGTATACCATCCGTTTTTTCATGTTGTAAATGATACCAGAAGAGAATTGGTTTACAACCCATTAATAAGAACAGAAACGGGTTACGAAATGGATTTTAATCAGCTGGAACAGTTGGCAAAAAAGGGTTTAAAGGCATTGATTCTCTGTAATCCGCACAATCCTGTTGGCAGAGTGTGGACCAAAAAAGAATTGCTTCAACTTGGTGATCTTGCCAAAACCTACGATTTTTTTATCATTTCCGATGAAATTCATCAGGATTTAATTTTTGAAGGATACAAACACATTCCGCTTGCTTCCCTGTCCAAAGATTTAAATCAAAGAACAATTACCTGTATTGCCCCTTCGAAAACTTTTAATGTTGCAGGCCTGGCAAGTTCTGTAATTATTATTGCAAATCCTGAATTTCGAAAAAAATACAAGAGAATGGTATCGGCCTTGCATTTGGATTTGGGAAATTTATTTGGACATGTTGCCATGCAGGCCGGTTACGAGGAAGGAGCCGAATGGCTGGATCAGCTAATGGTCTACTTAAAAGGCAATGTTGATTTTCTAAGAAAGTATCTGCAGGAACATATCCCCAAAATAAAATTGGTTGAACCCGGGGCAACTTATTTGCTTTGGCTGGATTACCGGTCGCTTGGAATTTCGACCAAAGACCTGCATGATTTGTTTGTTAATAAAGCAGGTTTGGCTGTGAACGACGGCACTAAGTTTGGCCCCGAAGGAGAAGGATACCTGCGCATAAATATTGGATGCCCGAGATCGGTGCTGGCCACTGCTCTCGACAAAATAAAACAGACTGTAGATCAATTAAAATAA
- a CDS encoding lytic transglycosylase domain-containing protein, with protein sequence MTTYTSLKNTCIIIVILGGIYMAAQLFNYSKIDDPTTEHIGSEYMSKYNVYALKTPDKMTFAGENVPLERWDVKESFDRELLVNTYWQSQTLLFIKRANRYFPIIEPILKEQGVPDDFKYLALIESGLVPTAESPVGAVGIWQFMKGTAKDYGLEVETEVDERYNVEKSTIAACKYLKKSYDKYGTWSLVAASYNAGRRFIDKQLQLQDAGDYFDLLLGEETGRYVFRIMAIKRIMENTDEFGFRYRTSDLYPNIPTRKVKVSGNVDDFAVFAKENGVNYKILKHFNPWLRKAYLTNLSKKEYEITLPAKGYINFAFSEYKSPSDSVAVK encoded by the coding sequence ATGACAACATATACTTCATTAAAAAATACTTGCATTATTATCGTTATTCTGGGAGGAATCTACATGGCGGCTCAATTGTTTAATTATTCGAAGATAGATGATCCAACAACAGAGCATATTGGAAGCGAATACATGAGTAAATACAATGTATATGCTTTAAAAACACCCGATAAAATGACTTTTGCCGGTGAAAATGTACCACTGGAAAGGTGGGATGTGAAAGAATCTTTCGATAGAGAATTGTTGGTGAATACCTACTGGCAATCACAAACACTTCTCTTTATTAAAAGAGCGAATCGTTATTTTCCCATCATCGAACCCATTCTGAAAGAGCAGGGGGTACCCGATGATTTTAAATATTTGGCATTGATAGAAAGCGGATTGGTTCCTACTGCAGAATCACCGGTAGGTGCTGTAGGGATATGGCAATTTATGAAGGGAACAGCTAAAGATTATGGTTTGGAGGTTGAAACAGAGGTGGATGAGAGATACAATGTTGAAAAATCGACCATCGCGGCCTGTAAGTATCTGAAGAAGTCGTATGATAAGTATGGAACCTGGAGTTTGGTTGCAGCATCCTACAATGCGGGCAGAAGGTTTATCGATAAACAATTGCAGCTGCAGGATGCAGGGGATTATTTTGATTTGCTTTTAGGGGAAGAAACAGGTAGATATGTATTTCGTATTATGGCTATTAAACGAATAATGGAGAATACAGATGAATTTGGATTTAGATACAGGACATCCGATTTGTATCCAAATATCCCAACCCGTAAAGTGAAAGTTTCGGGAAATGTTGATGATTTTGCTGTCTTTGCAAAGGAAAACGGGGTTAATTATAAGATACTAAAGCATTTTAACCCTTGGCTTCGAAAAGCTTATCTAACAAATTTATCTAAAAAAGAGTACGAAATTACACTTCCTGCCAAAGGATATATTAATTTTGCATTTTCTGAATATAAAAGTCCTTCAGATTCTGTTGCAGTAAAGTAG
- the uvrA gene encoding excinuclease ABC subunit UvrA, whose translation MKDSKNRNGEERLETESIEVFGARVHNLKNIDVSIPRNQLSVITGLSGSGKSSLAFDTIYAEGQRRYIETFSAYARQFLGGMERPDVDKITGLSPVISIEQKTTNKNPRSTVGTITELYDFLRLLYARAGIAYSYETGEEMVKYTDEQIIDLIHEKFSDKRILILAPIVKGRKGHYKELFEQIRSKGFLYARVDGEIVELYHGYKVDRYKNHDIEVLIDKLVVEEVGDKRLKESVQTAMKHGKGITMILDKDTDEVRFYSRLLMCPTTGISYNTPAPHSFSFNSPHGACPKCKGLGRVNAIDMDKIIPDANLSIREGGIVPLGKYKNSLIFWQLEAIGRKYHFVMDTPIKEIPDEALSIILDGSSETFKLENTPLGASSNYFLSFDGVIKYISNQESNVTSKKAKKWAEQFIITKVCESCNGNRLKKESLHFKIHDKNISDVSTMDLGLLSEWFQDLEQHLNKKQQIIAQEILKEIRSRLGFLIDVGLEYLSLNRSSVTLSGGESQRIRLATQIGSQLVNVLYILDEPSIGLHQRDNQRLIYSLQQLRDSGNSVIVVEHDKDMILSADYVVDMGPFAGKHGGEVVVAGTPADILKGDSLTSHYLNGDKKIVIPESRREGNGKTISLKGCTGNNLKNVNIILPLGKFICVTGVSGSGKSSLINGTLQPILSQHFYRSVADPLPYEKISGIKNIDKVVEVNQSPLGRTPRSNPATYTNLFGDIRKLYEKLPESQIRGYKAGRFSFNVKGGRCETCQGAGVRSIEMNFLPDVYVHCDECNGKRYNRETLEVRYKGKSIGDVLDMTINQSVEFFEHIPSIQMKLKVLQDVGLGYITLGQPSTTLSGGESQRVKLATELAKRDTGQTMYILDEPTTGLHFEDVRVLLEVLNRLVNKGNTVVVIEHNIDVIKVADHVIDIGVEGGRNGGEILFEGTPEDLVSCKKSFTAQFLKDEMK comes from the coding sequence ATCAAAGACAGCAAGAATAGAAATGGGGAAGAGCGCCTGGAAACTGAAAGCATTGAGGTTTTTGGTGCCCGTGTTCATAACCTCAAAAATATAGATGTAAGCATCCCAAGGAATCAACTTTCGGTAATTACAGGATTAAGTGGAAGTGGAAAATCTTCTTTGGCTTTCGATACAATTTATGCCGAAGGTCAGAGGAGATACATAGAAACTTTTTCGGCCTATGCCAGACAGTTTTTGGGTGGAATGGAGCGTCCGGATGTAGATAAAATTACTGGTTTGAGCCCGGTGATTTCCATTGAGCAAAAAACGACCAATAAAAATCCTCGTTCCACAGTTGGAACCATTACCGAATTATATGACTTTCTTCGACTTCTTTATGCAAGAGCAGGTATAGCCTATTCTTACGAAACGGGAGAGGAAATGGTGAAGTATACTGATGAGCAGATTATTGATTTAATTCATGAAAAATTCAGCGATAAAAGAATATTAATTCTTGCTCCAATTGTAAAAGGCCGCAAAGGTCATTATAAAGAGTTGTTTGAGCAGATCAGGAGTAAAGGATTTCTCTACGCTCGTGTTGATGGCGAAATTGTAGAGCTGTACCATGGCTATAAGGTCGATCGATATAAAAATCATGACATTGAAGTTCTGATTGATAAGTTGGTGGTTGAGGAAGTTGGAGATAAGCGCCTGAAGGAATCTGTTCAAACCGCAATGAAGCATGGAAAGGGAATTACCATGATTCTGGATAAGGATACTGATGAAGTGAGGTTTTACAGTCGTTTGCTGATGTGTCCTACCACTGGAATTTCCTATAATACTCCGGCACCGCATAGTTTTTCATTCAATTCTCCGCATGGAGCTTGTCCCAAGTGTAAAGGTTTGGGGCGGGTAAATGCCATCGATATGGATAAGATTATTCCGGATGCGAATTTGAGTATTCGTGAAGGTGGAATTGTTCCTTTGGGAAAATATAAAAATTCATTGATATTTTGGCAGCTCGAAGCGATTGGCCGAAAATATCATTTCGTGATGGATACGCCCATAAAAGAAATACCCGATGAGGCGTTAAGTATTATTTTGGATGGTTCCAGCGAAACATTCAAACTGGAAAATACGCCGTTGGGCGCATCTTCCAATTACTTTCTTAGTTTCGATGGGGTGATTAAGTACATTTCAAATCAGGAAAGCAATGTAACATCGAAAAAAGCTAAAAAATGGGCCGAGCAATTTATCATTACAAAAGTTTGCGAATCCTGTAATGGCAATCGTCTAAAAAAAGAATCCCTTCATTTTAAAATCCACGATAAAAATATCTCGGATGTTTCAACAATGGATCTAGGCTTGTTGAGCGAATGGTTTCAGGATTTGGAACAGCACTTAAACAAAAAACAACAAATAATAGCACAGGAGATATTGAAGGAGATCCGATCACGATTAGGCTTCCTGATTGATGTTGGGTTGGAATATCTGTCTCTCAACCGAAGTTCTGTAACTCTTTCGGGAGGAGAATCGCAGCGTATTCGCCTGGCAACCCAAATTGGATCTCAGCTCGTTAATGTGCTTTATATTCTTGATGAGCCAAGTATCGGTTTGCATCAAAGAGACAATCAGCGGCTAATCTATTCCCTGCAGCAATTGCGTGATTCGGGGAATTCGGTAATTGTTGTTGAGCACGATAAGGATATGATTCTTTCGGCCGATTATGTGGTTGATATGGGACCATTTGCAGGAAAACATGGGGGAGAGGTTGTAGTTGCAGGAACACCTGCTGATATCCTAAAAGGAGATAGTTTAACGTCTCATTACTTAAATGGAGATAAAAAAATTGTGATTCCTGAAAGCCGACGGGAAGGGAATGGAAAAACAATAAGCTTAAAAGGCTGTACGGGCAATAATCTTAAAAATGTAAATATTATTTTGCCTTTGGGTAAGTTTATTTGTGTTACCGGTGTTTCAGGGAGTGGCAAGTCAAGCTTGATAAATGGAACATTGCAGCCAATTTTATCTCAGCATTTTTATCGTTCGGTTGCAGATCCCTTGCCATACGAAAAAATTAGCGGGATAAAGAATATCGATAAGGTAGTGGAAGTGAATCAGTCACCCTTAGGTCGCACACCAAGATCCAATCCGGCTACCTACACCAATTTGTTTGGTGATATCAGAAAGTTATACGAGAAATTGCCGGAGTCGCAGATTCGTGGATACAAGGCCGGACGATTCTCATTCAATGTGAAAGGCGGCCGATGCGAAACTTGTCAGGGTGCAGGTGTTCGGTCTATCGAAATGAATTTTCTTCCTGATGTTTACGTGCATTGCGATGAGTGCAACGGAAAGCGCTACAACAGGGAGACTTTGGAGGTTCGTTACAAAGGAAAATCGATTGGGGATGTTCTGGATATGACCATTAATCAATCAGTAGAATTTTTTGAACACATTCCTTCTATTCAAATGAAATTAAAGGTTCTTCAGGATGTTGGATTGGGATATATAACTCTTGGGCAGCCATCAACAACTCTTTCGGGAGGTGAGTCGCAAAGGGTAAAATTAGCAACTGAGCTGGCCAAAAGAGATACCGGACAAACCATGTACATTCTCGATGAACCAACTACAGGTTTGCATTTTGAAGATGTGAGAGTTTTGCTTGAGGTATTGAACCGATTGGTAAATAAAGGAAATACAGTTGTAGTGATAGAGCACAATATAGATGTAATTAAAGTTGCCGATCATGTAATTGATATTGGAGTTGAAGGTGGCCGGAATGGTGGTGAAATCTTGTTTGAGGGGACACCTGAAGATTTGGTTTCATGTAAGAAATCATTTACCGCTCAGTTTTTAAAAGATGAAATGAAATAA
- a CDS encoding nucleoside kinase produces the protein MGKLIDIYFEDIKEKRSYPIGTDLQTILADLKPQLNGEVLGAMVNNKLKELSYEIYKPKNIKFVDGTHANGRRMYVRSLCFLLYKAVHDLYPKVGFRVEHSISNGLYCRITDKNVILTAGDVENIKKRMVEIIEADLPFVREEIETENAIALFEAHGLKEKTSLFRTRGNLFTSVYHLGDSVDYFYGFLVPSTSKLKVFDLLPFAQGMLLMAPGKRNPLEVETFIPQEKMLKIFSEYKRWGNVLNISNVGDLNGYVENKNISELIKISEALHEKKISQIADKIRKKRKHVKLILISGPSSSGKTTFGKRLAIQLKVAGLHPVNLSLDNYFVNREKTPKDENGEYDFEALESLDVRLFNENLVDLLNGNEVELPKFSFETGSRYFNGEKLKINGKQVLVVEGIHALNPKLTPLIADDSKFRIYISALTSISIDGHNRIPSTDNRLIRRIVRDHKYRNYSAFDTISRWPSVRRGEEKNIFPYQEEADVMFNSALQYELGVLKRYAEPILKEVQPNQEEYSEANRLLKFFSYFLPISAVEIPPTSLMREFLGGSTFEY, from the coding sequence ATGGGAAAATTGATTGATATTTATTTTGAAGATATAAAAGAGAAAAGATCTTATCCTATTGGCACAGATCTTCAAACAATACTTGCAGATCTCAAACCTCAGCTTAATGGGGAGGTGCTTGGAGCAATGGTTAATAATAAGCTTAAGGAGTTAAGCTACGAAATTTACAAGCCTAAAAATATCAAGTTTGTGGATGGAACGCATGCCAATGGCCGCAGGATGTATGTTCGATCTTTGTGCTTTTTGCTTTATAAGGCAGTTCATGATTTGTACCCAAAAGTAGGTTTTCGGGTTGAACATTCAATTTCGAATGGCTTGTATTGTCGGATAACAGATAAGAATGTAATACTTACGGCTGGGGATGTTGAAAATATAAAGAAGAGAATGGTTGAGATCATTGAGGCTGATCTTCCTTTTGTTCGTGAAGAAATTGAAACTGAGAACGCAATAGCATTGTTCGAAGCTCATGGTTTGAAAGAGAAAACCAGTCTGTTTCGTACCCGGGGAAATTTATTCACATCTGTATATCATTTAGGCGATAGTGTTGATTATTTCTATGGTTTTTTGGTTCCGTCTACAAGTAAACTTAAAGTGTTTGATTTATTGCCTTTTGCTCAGGGAATGTTACTTATGGCACCTGGGAAAAGAAATCCTTTGGAAGTAGAAACCTTTATTCCTCAGGAGAAAATGCTGAAGATATTTAGTGAATACAAACGATGGGGAAATGTTTTAAATATTTCCAATGTTGGTGATTTAAATGGCTACGTTGAAAATAAAAATATTTCAGAACTGATAAAAATATCAGAAGCTTTGCACGAAAAGAAAATTTCTCAAATAGCCGATAAAATTAGGAAGAAAAGAAAGCATGTAAAGCTCATTTTGATTTCCGGACCTTCATCATCAGGGAAAACAACTTTTGGAAAAAGATTAGCCATTCAGCTTAAAGTTGCAGGTCTGCATCCAGTAAATTTATCTTTAGATAACTATTTCGTTAATCGGGAAAAAACTCCTAAAGATGAAAATGGAGAGTACGATTTTGAGGCATTGGAATCTTTGGATGTTCGCTTGTTTAATGAAAATTTGGTCGATCTGCTGAATGGTAATGAGGTTGAATTACCAAAGTTTTCATTTGAGACCGGTTCTCGTTATTTCAATGGAGAGAAATTGAAAATTAATGGCAAGCAGGTTTTGGTTGTGGAAGGAATTCATGCTCTAAATCCAAAATTAACTCCGCTTATTGCCGATGATTCAAAATTTAGAATTTACATTTCTGCTTTGACCTCAATTTCTATTGATGGTCATAACAGAATTCCATCAACCGATAACCGTTTGATTAGAAGGATTGTCAGGGATCATAAATATCGAAATTACAGTGCTTTCGACACGATTAGTCGTTGGCCTAGTGTTAGGCGTGGTGAAGAAAAAAATATTTTCCCGTATCAGGAAGAGGCCGATGTGATGTTTAATTCAGCTCTTCAGTACGAGTTAGGTGTTTTAAAGAGATATGCTGAACCAATATTGAAAGAGGTTCAGCCTAATCAGGAAGAATATTCGGAAGCAAATAGGCTGCTAAAGTTTTTTAGCTACTTTCTTCCAATCAGCGCCGTTGAAATACCACCTACATCTTTAATGAGAGAGTTTTTAGGCGGAAGTACTTTTGAGTATTAA